CAGCAAGCGGATCAGCCGCAGGATCTGCGCCTGTATGGTCACGTCCAGCGCCGTTGTCGGCTCGTCCGCGATCAGCAGGCGCGGCTTGCAGGACAGCGCCATGGCGATCATCACCCGCTGGCGCATCCCGCCGGACAATTGGTGCGGGTGGCGATCCATGATGCTTTTCGCATCGGGAATGCGGACCTTTTCCAGCATCCGCAATGCCTCGGCCCGCGCCGCTTTCATCGAGCATTTCTCGTGCAGACGCACGGCCTCGGCGATCTGTTCGCCCACGGTGAAGACCGGGTTCAACGAGGTCATCGGCTCCTGGAAGATCATGGCGATATCCCTGCCGCGGATGTCCTCCATCTCTTTCAGCGAATACCTGGTCAGATCGTTCGTCTGGCCATCACGGTCGGTGAAACGAACGGCACCTTCAGCTATGCGTCCGCCGCCATATTCGACCAGTCGCATGATCGCCAGTGAAGTGACGGATTTGCCGGAGCCGGATTCCCCCACGACGGCAAGCGTTTCACCCGGAGCGATGCTGAAGGACAGGTCGTTGACCGCGCGAAAGCTACCTTCGTCCCCATCGAAATTGACGCAGACATTCTCGACGCTGATGATCGGTGTGCGGGCAGATTCCCGAGAGCTCACTGGCATCTGGCTTCCTTCGAATAGGGCCTGTCGCGGCCCGGTATTTTCATTCTTGAGCGGGGCGTCTGGACCGTCATGCATTGGCATTGAACCAATCCGACAGAAGCGGGCGAGTGGCTCCTTCCTGCCCTTCGACAGCGGTTGCCGCGCAAAGAGCATTCAACACCGCCTCTTCGGTGGCTTCGCAGGCGGCCCGGAACATGTCATCGATATGGCTGTCATGCAGACGCTGCATCGAAAGAACGTCCTGCTCGATGTCATGGGGAATACGGTTTGCCGTGGTGAAGCCCAGAACGATGTCCCCGCTGCCATGGCCCCAAAAAGCCCCGAGCCGAGCAATCCCCGCCCCGGCTCGTCGGCAAATCCGCTGCAACTGGCGCTGATCGACCGGCATATCGGTCGCCAGAACCACGATGATCGACCCACTCTCGGGGCGCGAAGGCTGGCGTGGGTCGGGACGTTGACCATCGGGAAGGACCAGATCTCCGGCCCGCCCGAAATTCGCCAGCACCAGTGCGCCAAGATGCCGTGTTGTGCCGGATATGTTCAGCTGGCGCGAGGAACTGCCGATCCCGCCCTTGAAGCCGAAACAGGTCATCCCGGTGCCAGCGCCGATCGATCCCTCGGCGAAATCCGCTCCTGCGGCGTCCATGGCGGCGATGGCATCGGCCTCGGTCACAGCCATGGCCTGAATATCCGACAAGCTTCCATCGTTACATTCGCCGACCACCGCATTCACCGTCGATGTCTGGCGTCCGATATCGGGGTTCTCGGCCACCATCCGCCCGATCAGCGCATCGACGCAGCGTCCGACTCCGAAGGTGTTGGTCAGCAGGACCGGCGTTTCCAGCAGGCCCAGCTCGGCCAACTGCACGAGCCCTGCGCTTTTGCCGAAACCGTTTACGACCTCGGCCGCTGCTGTAAGTTTCTGCCGGAACAGATTGCCTGGTTGCGGCAAGATCGCGGTCACTCCGGTATTCACTGAACCGCGCCGGATCGTCCGATGCCCAACCGCGACTCCCGGAACATCGGTGATCGAATTGCGCGTGCCCGGAGGCAAAAGCCCCGGACCCTCAGCGAAATCCCGATATCGCGCCATCTTGCCTCCCCCTGTCAGGTGATCCGATTGCCGGTCCGTTCCGTGATTCATTCGACCGGTTCAACCCGAATTCCTGCGGTCTGCAGATAAAGCTCCTGAAGATGCCGGGTCGCGGGACCGGGACGTCCGTCACCGATCATGCGCTCGCCGATCCGCACCACTGGCTGAACCAGGCTGGAGGCGCTTGTCAGGAAGGCTTCTTCTGCCTCTTGCGCCTCGGCAATGGTAAACGCCCGTTCTTCGAAACGCAGCCCGCGCGCCTCGATCAGCTTTAACACCGCTTGTCGCGTGCAGCCGGGAAGCGTGGAATGGGAATTGGGGCGTGTCACGATCGTACCTTCGGTGGTCAGGATGAAGGCGGTGGATGATGCGCCCTCCGTAATCTGCCCATCCTCATGCAGCCAGACATCGTCGAAACCCTGTGCATGGGCAGCCTGCTTTGCCAACACCTGCCCCAGAAGCATGCTTGTCTTGATGTCCCGGCGGTCCCAACGCGGGTCAGGCATCAGAGCGACCGAGATCCCGTTGCGTTGGGCGGGTGTGTCCCGCAGGTTCCTGGGTTGGGTGAAGGCCACGAAATTCGGAACAATCTCTGCAGCGGGCAGGAAATCCCGTTCGGCCGTCCCACGCGAGACCTGCAGATAGATGGTGCCATCGCTCATGCCGTTGCGGCGGATCAATTCCGCCTGCACCTGGCGGATTCCGTCCAGGGGTAACGGCATCGGGATGTCGATTGCGGCCAACGAGCGTTCCAGCCGTGCCAGATGCAGGTCGTTATCTATGAGTTGTCCGCCGATCATCGCGGTCACTTCGTAGATCGCGTCCCCGAACAGAAAGCCGCGATCCATGACGGGAATCACGGCTTCGCTTTCGGCCAGATAGCCCCCGTTCACATAGATTTGCCGCGTCATTCCTATCCCTCGTCTTCAAAGTCGCGCGATAATCAAGTCTTGAGTCCGTATTGGCCAATGCCAGTTCCGGCAAAGAACATTCCATTTCTGCATAGTTTTTATTAATCAACGGTTAACACCGGAAAAAATGCACATCTGGAGACGCAATGTGGAACTGAAATGGCTGGAAGACTTCGTCATGCTCGCGAACACTGCCAGCTTTTCGCGCGCGGCCGAAGCGCGGAATGTCACCCAATCCGCGTTCAGCCGTCGAATCAAGCAGCTTGAGGCATGGGTCGGAGCGCCATTGGTCAGCCGTGCCAGCCTTCCGGCCGAGCTGACCGAGGAAGGGCGGACATTCTTGCCCGTCGCACAGGAAACCATCCGGGCTTTACACAATCTGCGTGACACCCTGCATCCCGAACAGGAGGCGCGGGAAAAGCGGATCACCTTTGCGGCGTTACATACGCTGACAGTGACGTTCTTGCCGGAGCTGCTTGAACAGGCACGCAGGAAGTTGCCTGATTTGCTGAGTGCGATCATCCCTGATCGGGGGGGCATAGAGGCAAACCTTGATACACTGGTAAGTGGCGAGGTCGATCTGTTCCTGACCTATGCCCATCCCTTCGTGCCGATGCTGCTGGACCCGACTGCATTCGAATGGCGGAGATTGGGCACGGAAACCTTGGTTCCGGTGGCGGCACCGGAACTCAATCTGGCGGCAGCTCCGCACAATCATGACGAGGGGCTCATCGAACAGGCGATCCGCCTCGGGGTCCCGCTTCCCTATCTGGATTATGGAAGCAGTTCCTTTTTCGGCGTTGCCCTGCAAAGGATCTTCGGTCGTTCGCCCGGTATGGAGCGGCAAGTCGTTCACCAAAGCACCATCAGCGACGGTTTAAGGCAATGCGCCTTGGCCGGTTGGGGGGTCTGTTGGCTGCCAGAGGCGTTGATCCGTCGTGATCTCGAGGTCGGACGGCTGATCCGGGCCAGTAATCAACGCGAATGGACCCTGCCTATCGAGATCCGCATTTATCGTCACCGTGAAACCACCCGGGCAATCGTTGACGATTTCTGGAGACTCATCAACGAGCAACGCTGCGCGGGCCTGTCGTGAATGTCCGAATGCCCGGCGATCTCGCCGGGCAGGACAGCCGTGTCTCTATTTCAGTACGCACGGACCAGCCGGGCCGTTGAAGATAGCAGGCCCATGACGCCGTGCCGGTCATGGAAAGCGGATCATCCTGCCTGATGGAGCACAGCTCGTCACGGATTTCTCGTGTCGCGAGATGGTTGCCAGGATGTTCCTCCAGCCCGGTATCCTCATGAATCCGATAGCTCGTCACCCCTTGCTCATATCGCGCTCGACCGTTCGCCGTGTCTCACCCGGCAGATGCTGTATGTAATCGGGCAGTGGATCCGGATTTTCCGGGGCGGGCAGGATGATCGGCCCGCAATCAATGATCGCCGAAACCATTCTGACACCGTTTGGTGAGTATCAACATGTCTATTTGAAAGGCATCACGATTGGAGTTTCATGGCGCAAGGAAAATCTTCCCTACAGCTCGCGCATGATCTGGCGATATCTGGGGCGTGATGTCGACTACCGTATCTTGTTGCGAAACTGCGGCATCTTGCCAGTCGACTCTCGTCAGTTGCCACCGACGGTGCGTAATTTCCTGGATCCGCAGCTTTCGGAATGCCAGACAATCCCGACCATGTGATGAATGTCGATGATGGATGAAGGCTCGCCATGATCGGAAGTACCAACACTGCGGATAGCGATCACGGTGCAACAAGTATCAGCTTTTGCACAGCGCCCCGTCCGGTTGGAAGAAATGTGACAACGGGAGTGCCGCCGCGCCAAGAACACGGGCTGTTCGCCCCATACTGCCTTCCATAACATGTGGGCGGTCGATTCCCTCGGCGGGCAATGCGGCCAATGCTTTGCGAGTCGCTTCGACAAGGCGGGTTCGTGTCGCGGGGGGGACGGCGCCATCGATGACCACCAGGGGAAAATCTACAATCGAGACCGCGGCCAGGGCGGTGAATGCCAATGCTTCTCCAGCCTCTTCTGCCCATGCGTATTCGACAGTTTCGTCAGGGTCCCATCCCGAGTCATCTGGCGGAAGAGGTCTGCCGAGGCGACGTTCCAGCACGGCGACAGAAGCTCGATCCAGAAGTTGTTCGCCGCCGGGTAAAAGAGTTGAGCCAAGAGCCGCCGCGTTTCGCCGCGGTCCAAACCGCAAGTTTCCGTCCAGGACAATCCCGCCGCCAGGAAAATGCGCGATGTAGATATGCAGAAAATCCGCGGGAAGACTATTTCGTCCGAAGATCAGTTCGGCCCCGCAAGCCGTAGTTGCGTCGTTCTCCAGGAAGATCGGGAAGGGCAGTTCACGCCCCAGCTCACCGCGAAGATCGAATCCGCGCCAATCGACCATCTCTTCGCCCCAATCCCAGAGCCGGAAAGGTGTAGCGATTCCCAGCCCCGTGATTCGTTCTCGCATGTTCGGTGACAATGAGGAATGGAATGTGGCAATCCCGTGATGCGCAAAATTAAGGACCCGATCTGGGGTCAGATTCGGCAATACCTCCTGCCGGTGGAGTTTTATCTGTCCGGTAAAGTCCACCAAGGCAAGCTCGACGAGTTTTCTGCCCAGTTTCAGGCCAAGGAACAGGGCGCCATCAGGTGCGAGGGAAAGCGGCGTGGAAGGTTGGCCAACCTTCCCCCTTACGACCTCCTGCTCTGTCAATAATCCATTTTTTATCAGTTTTCTAGTAAGGTTTGTCATGGCTTGTGCCGAGACGCCCGTCGCTTGCGCCAATGCTGCGCGAGGCATGGGGCCGTGTCGTCGTATGAGTGCGAGGATCGAACGTTCGTTCCGGCTGAGCCCGTCGGGATGTTCGCGATCATTCGGCATGTTGAAGTCTCCCTTTTCCTTATTAATAAACATGATTGAGTTATTGACAAGTGGTGCCTTGCAATGCTTATTTCCGATAGATCGGGCAGCCAGCCCGCTTGTGATGGAGGAGATCACGTCATGCGTAAATCAACTATTATTCGCCTTTCCCTGGCGGCATCCGTGCTTGCGGCAAGCGCTGGTTTGGCGCAGGCACAAGAGCCGGCGAAGGCCTGTCTTATTACCAAGACGGATACCAATCCGTTCTTCGTCAAGATGCGGGAGGGCGCGAGTGCGAAGGCCGACGAGCTCGGTATCGAACTCAACACCTTTGCCGGCAAGCTCGATGGCGACAATGAAACGCAGGTTGCCGCGATAGAGACCTGTATCGCCAGCGGAGCCAAGGGTATCCTGATCACGCCGTCCAACAGTTCGGCCATTGTCGACTCTGTCCAGCAGGCGCGCGACGCCGGCATTCTGGTCATTGCTCTCGATACGCCGCTCGATCCGATCGACGCGGCGGACATGACCTTCGCGACCGACAATTTCCTCGCCGGCGAATTGATCGGGCAATGGGCAAAGGCAACGATGGGAGATGCGGCGGCCGATGCCAAGATTGCCCTGCTCAATATCGATATTGCCCAGCCAAGCGTCGGCGTGCTGCGCAACCAGGGATTCCTGACGGGGTTCGGTATCGATGTCGGTGATCCGAACAAATGGGGTGACGAGGAAGATCCCCGTATCGTCGGCAATGACGTGACACAGGGCAACGAAGAGGGTGGCCGCAAGGCGATGGAGAACCTGCTTGTGCAGGAGCCTTTCATCGACATGGTCTATACTGTCAACGAACCCGCTGCGGCAGGGGCCTATGAAGCTCTCAAGGCCGTCGGGCGCGAAAGTGACGTGACCATCGTGTCTGTGGACGGAGGCTGTCCCGGGGTGGAGAATGTCGAGGCCGGGGTGATCGGCGCGACCTCGCAGCAATACCCGCTGTTGATGGCCTCCAAGGGGATCGAGGCAATTGCCGCTTTCGTCGATGACGGTACCAAGCCGACGGCGACAGAGGGGAAGAACTTCTTCGATACGGGAGTTGAACTGGTTACCGATGCGCCCGCCGAGGGGATAGAGTCGATCTCTGTCGCCGAGGGCAAGGAACTGTGCTGGGGCTGATGCCACGACCGTGATCTATCCTAACGCCGTGGGTACTGGGGGCAGGCCTCCGCTTGCCCCTTCTACTTAACCGTTCCGCCGTGGCGCTGGCCGCGGGCACAAGGGAGGAACGCATGTCAGATAACGAGAATTACGAGGCTGCCGTCAAATCGGCGTCGGCAGAGGTCGCCAGCTTCGAAGAGCATGGGAAGGGCCTGTTAGGCCATTTCCATCATGCGCTGCACGTCACACCGTCGCTGGTGCCGTTGATCGTGCTGCTTTCCTCGATCGTCATCTTCGGCATCGTCGTGGGCAGCAATTTCTTCTCGGCCTATGCGCTGACACTGATCCTGCAGCAGGTGCAGATCGTCGGGGTATTGGCGGCTGCTCAAACGCTGGTGATCCTGACCGCCGGTATCGATCTGTCGGTCGGCGCCATCGCGGTATTCATCTCGGTCGTCATGGGGCAATTCACCTTCCGCTACGGTATCCCGGCTCCGGTCGCGGTGATCTGCGGGTTGGCCATTGGCACGGGGATCGGCGCGATCAGTGGCTGGCTGGTCAGCCGTGTCAAGCTGCCGCCCTTCATCGTGACATTGGGCATGTGGCAGATCGTCCTTGCCGCCAATTACCTGTATTCCGCCAACGAGACGATCCGTTCGCAGGATATATCGACCGATGCGCCTTTCCTGCACTTCCTCGGTCGCACCTTCGAGTTGGGTGGCGCCAAGTTGAACCTGGGTGTGGTGCTGATGCTGATCCTGGTCGGGGTATTGGCCTATTGCCTGCGATCCACCGCATGGGGTCGACATGTCTATGCCGTCGGCGACGATCCCGAAGCCGCCAAGCTCGCAGGCGTCAATGTCAACAAGACGCTGATGTCGGTCTACATGCTGGTCGGCTTCATCTGTGCGCTGGCGGGCTGGGTCATGATCGGACGTTTCGGTTCGGTTTCGCCTTCGGCCACCACCGGAACCTTCGGCAATATCCAGGCGATCACCGCCGTCGTGATCGGGGGAATCTCGCTATTCGGCGGTCGCGGCTCGATCCTTGGCGCCTTCTTTGGTGCGCTGATCGTGGGTGTGTTCGAACTGGGCCTGCGCATGGCCGGAGCGGATGCGCAATGGACCTATCTGCTGATCGGTGCGCTGATTATCGGTGCGGTGACCGTGGATCAATGGATCAGAAAGGTGTCTGCATAATGGAACCCATTCTCAAGGCTCGTGGGCTGGTCAAGCGTTATGGCAAGGTGACCGCGATCAATCACAGCGATTTCGACCTGATGCCGGGCGAAATCCTTGCGGTGATCGGCGATAATGGCGCAGGGAAATCAAGTATCGTCAAGGCATTATGTGGTGCAGTCATCCCGGATGAAGGCGAAGTCTGGCTGGAGGGCAAGAAGGTCAGATTCTCATCTCCCATCGAAGCCCGTGATGCAGGGATCGAGACGGTTTATCAGACCCTGGCCATGTCCCCTGCGCTCTCGATCGCCGATAATATGTTCATGGGGCGTGAGTTGCGCAAGCCTGGCTTCATGGGAAAATGGCTACATCAGCTCGACCGACCGGCGATGGAGAAATTCGCCCGGGAAAAGCTGTCAGAACTGGGGCTGATGACGATCCAGAACATCAATCAGGCGGTGGAGTCCCTGTCGGGTGGTCAGCGTCAGGGCGTGGCCGTGGCCCGTGCCGCGGCCTTCGGGTCCAAGGTGATCATCCTTGACGAACCGACCGCCGCGCTTGGCGTCAAGGAGAGTCGCAAGGTTCTGGAACTCATCCAGGACGTGCGCTCGCGGGGGGTGCCGATCATCCTGATCAGCCATAATATGCCGCATGTGTTCGAGGTCGCGGATCGGATTCATATCCATCGGTTGGGCCGCAGGCTTGCCATCATCGATCCCAAGGAACATTCGATGTCGGATGCTGTGGCCTATATGACCGGCGCCCAGGTTCCTGACGGGGTTGCCGCGTAAAACGTGCTGACGCCGGATGACAATCCGGCGTCGAGTTTGCGGCACAGCGTAGAATTTGCGGGTGAGGCAGTTTCAAAAGTCCTCGCGGATCAGATAGTTGACTACACTGCAGAGTTGCATCACGCTCCGGCAGATGCGATCCACGCAACTGGATCATTTCTGATCGAGGACATCCTGTGACGCATTTCGACTTTCTTTCGGGACGGCGGCCGCCCAGCTATGCCAGCCGTGCAATGATTGCCACCTCTCATCCCTTGTCGACCTCTGCCGGCCTTGCTGTGCTTGCTGAAGGCGGCAACGCTGCCGATGCGGCGATCTGCGCCTGCGCGGTTCAATGCGTTACCGATACGCATATGACCGGCATTGGTGGCGATTGTTTCGCGCTATATGCGCCAGCGGGCGGCAAGGTGAGGGCGTTGAACGGGTCGGGGGCTGCTCCTGCCGCCGCCTCTCCGGAAGCGCTGCGTGCAAAAGGAGTCACCGAGTTGGCTCAAGCCAGCCCGCATTCCGTGACGATCCCCGGAGCAATCTCGGCTTGGTG
This region of Paracoccus saliphilus genomic DNA includes:
- a CDS encoding P1 family peptidase: MARYRDFAEGPGLLPPGTRNSITDVPGVAVGHRTIRRGSVNTGVTAILPQPGNLFRQKLTAAAEVVNGFGKSAGLVQLAELGLLETPVLLTNTFGVGRCVDALIGRMVAENPDIGRQTSTVNAVVGECNDGSLSDIQAMAVTEADAIAAMDAAGADFAEGSIGAGTGMTCFGFKGGIGSSSRQLNISGTTRHLGALVLANFGRAGDLVLPDGQRPDPRQPSRPESGSIIVVLATDMPVDQRQLQRICRRAGAGIARLGAFWGHGSGDIVLGFTTANRIPHDIEQDVLSMQRLHDSHIDDMFRAACEATEEAVLNALCAATAVEGQEGATRPLLSDWFNANA
- a CDS encoding D-amino-acid transaminase, which translates into the protein MTRQIYVNGGYLAESEAVIPVMDRGFLFGDAIYEVTAMIGGQLIDNDLHLARLERSLAAIDIPMPLPLDGIRQVQAELIRRNGMSDGTIYLQVSRGTAERDFLPAAEIVPNFVAFTQPRNLRDTPAQRNGISVALMPDPRWDRRDIKTSMLLGQVLAKQAAHAQGFDDVWLHEDGQITEGASSTAFILTTEGTIVTRPNSHSTLPGCTRQAVLKLIEARGLRFEERAFTIAEAQEAEEAFLTSASSLVQPVVRIGERMIGDGRPGPATRHLQELYLQTAGIRVEPVE
- a CDS encoding LysR substrate-binding domain-containing protein, whose translation is MELKWLEDFVMLANTASFSRAAEARNVTQSAFSRRIKQLEAWVGAPLVSRASLPAELTEEGRTFLPVAQETIRALHNLRDTLHPEQEAREKRITFAALHTLTVTFLPELLEQARRKLPDLLSAIIPDRGGIEANLDTLVSGEVDLFLTYAHPFVPMLLDPTAFEWRRLGTETLVPVAAPELNLAAAPHNHDEGLIEQAIRLGVPLPYLDYGSSSFFGVALQRIFGRSPGMERQVVHQSTISDGLRQCALAGWGVCWLPEALIRRDLEVGRLIRASNQREWTLPIEIRIYRHRETTRAIVDDFWRLINEQRCAGLS
- a CDS encoding ROK family transcriptional regulator, with protein sequence MPNDREHPDGLSRNERSILALIRRHGPMPRAALAQATGVSAQAMTNLTRKLIKNGLLTEQEVVRGKVGQPSTPLSLAPDGALFLGLKLGRKLVELALVDFTGQIKLHRQEVLPNLTPDRVLNFAHHGIATFHSSLSPNMRERITGLGIATPFRLWDWGEEMVDWRGFDLRGELGRELPFPIFLENDATTACGAELIFGRNSLPADFLHIYIAHFPGGGIVLDGNLRFGPRRNAAALGSTLLPGGEQLLDRASVAVLERRLGRPLPPDDSGWDPDETVEYAWAEEAGEALAFTALAAVSIVDFPLVVIDGAVPPATRTRLVEATRKALAALPAEGIDRPHVMEGSMGRTARVLGAAALPLSHFFQPDGALCKS
- a CDS encoding sugar ABC transporter substrate-binding protein → MRKSTIIRLSLAASVLAASAGLAQAQEPAKACLITKTDTNPFFVKMREGASAKADELGIELNTFAGKLDGDNETQVAAIETCIASGAKGILITPSNSSAIVDSVQQARDAGILVIALDTPLDPIDAADMTFATDNFLAGELIGQWAKATMGDAAADAKIALLNIDIAQPSVGVLRNQGFLTGFGIDVGDPNKWGDEEDPRIVGNDVTQGNEEGGRKAMENLLVQEPFIDMVYTVNEPAAAGAYEALKAVGRESDVTIVSVDGGCPGVENVEAGVIGATSQQYPLLMASKGIEAIAAFVDDGTKPTATEGKNFFDTGVELVTDAPAEGIESISVAEGKELCWG
- a CDS encoding ABC transporter permease → MSDNENYEAAVKSASAEVASFEEHGKGLLGHFHHALHVTPSLVPLIVLLSSIVIFGIVVGSNFFSAYALTLILQQVQIVGVLAAAQTLVILTAGIDLSVGAIAVFISVVMGQFTFRYGIPAPVAVICGLAIGTGIGAISGWLVSRVKLPPFIVTLGMWQIVLAANYLYSANETIRSQDISTDAPFLHFLGRTFELGGAKLNLGVVLMLILVGVLAYCLRSTAWGRHVYAVGDDPEAAKLAGVNVNKTLMSVYMLVGFICALAGWVMIGRFGSVSPSATTGTFGNIQAITAVVIGGISLFGGRGSILGAFFGALIVGVFELGLRMAGADAQWTYLLIGALIIGAVTVDQWIRKVSA
- a CDS encoding ATP-binding cassette domain-containing protein; the protein is MEPILKARGLVKRYGKVTAINHSDFDLMPGEILAVIGDNGAGKSSIVKALCGAVIPDEGEVWLEGKKVRFSSPIEARDAGIETVYQTLAMSPALSIADNMFMGRELRKPGFMGKWLHQLDRPAMEKFAREKLSELGLMTIQNINQAVESLSGGQRQGVAVARAAAFGSKVIILDEPTAALGVKESRKVLELIQDVRSRGVPIILISHNMPHVFEVADRIHIHRLGRRLAIIDPKEHSMSDAVAYMTGAQVPDGVAA